ACGGACAATGCCAGTCGAGGCGCTCCGCTAACGGCGCTTGAACCGATGGACCTCGTCGATACATCGCAATGGATCGATGACAATCTCACTGATGGAGCGAAGACCTGTGTGCTGCAGTTCCGATTTCTATTTAACAATGAAATGATCCGAGCTTCTCTTGTCGATTCGTTCTCGACATCGGTCGTGCTTCATCCGACCGGCGATCTCATATCGCTTCAGGTCCATGATCTGGAAATGGACCTTGCTGATAACCGCGTGATGATTATCCATTTATCCGGCGTGTTTCCACCCAAAGGCATCGGAGAGACTCCGATTATGCGTTTTACAGTAGAGGGCGGTGATTCTGGCGCGCGCGATATAAACGGAAATACGATGAGCGAGGATGCTCACGTCTATGTGAGTTACTGATGATTGCATTCTGTGTAAAACGTCCGGTCGCCACTTCGATGGCCTTTACCGCGATACTGTTGCTGGGCGTTATCGGCTCATCTCGATTAAAGGTGAATCTCTTCCCCGATATCGCCTTCCCCCGAATCAGCGTCATCACGCCCTACTCAAACGTACAGGCAGAAGAAATCGAGAATCTTGTCACACGCCCTGTTGAAGACGCGCTCAGCGCCGTTCCCGGAGTCCGTAAACTACGCTCAATCTCTCAAGAAGGGTTATCCATCGTTCATGTCGATCTGGAATGGGGATCCTCGACCGATAGCGCCATTATCCAGGCAAGACAGAAGGTCGATCTTGCCCGATCCGTTCTACCTCAGGATACGGGAAAATCCATGATTGCCCGATTTGATCCGTCACGAGAACCTATCATGACGCTTGTGGCCCGTCCGACCTCTCAGCTCACATTTGAACAAACCAGAGAGTATATTGAACGGAATGTGCGCCCTCTTCTTGAACGAATCGAAGGGGTGGCATCGGTCTCGATACAGGGCGGGCTTCGTCGCGAAATACAGGTTAATATCGACAGGGATAAACTGCGTTCGTATAATCTCACGCTTTCGCGCATCGGCCAGAATCTCGATGCCTCCAACTACACCTTCCCCGCCGGAGCCGTAAAAAAAGGAAAACATGAATATCAGGTGAAGGTAAAAGGAGAGTTCGATAGCGTCGAATCCATAAGAAACGCCATCGTCGCCGTCGGTGAAAACGGAGCTCCCGTGGCTCTGTTCAAAGTCGGAACCATCGCTGACGGTTTCAAAGAGAGAACGGCTACTGCCGTTCATAACGGACAGCCCGTCATCCTCATACTGATACGGAAAGAGCCTGACAGAAACGCAGTTCAGACGGCAGACAACATCTCCGCTGCGCTTCTCGAAATCAACAATCGATTCCGTGCGTACATTACATTCGAAATATTGAACGATAGCTCCCATCATATCGTCGAATCGATCAATTCCGTCATCATGTCTGCCCTGCTCGGCGCCATCATCGCCTTTGCCGTCCTTCTTTTTTTTCTGGGAGACATTCGCACATCGGTGATTATAGTACTCAGCATTCCAGTTTCGGTCCTCTTTACGTTGTTAATGATGTTTCTTACGGGCATCTCGGTTAATATCATCAGTCTGGGAGGTCTTGCTCTCGGAACCGGTATGCTGGTCGACAACTCGATCGTCGTCATTGAGTCCATTCAACAGATCAGAGAAAAAAGGGCGGGTCAGCTCGCTGAAAGCGCTATACAAGGAGCAAAAGCCGTTTCGGGATCGGTGCTCGCATCAACAGCAACGTCCATTGTCGTGTTCCTTCCCATCCTATTCGTTCCAGGCATCGCCGGAGCCATCTTTAAAGATCTTTCCCTTACGGTGACATTCTCGCTGGTCGGGTCTCTGCTTGTATCGTTGACGCTGATTCCCATGCTCTCCGCCCTGCCCTCCGCTTCTATCGACCATGTTTTCCACAGATTTGATTCATACTTGAAACCGACTTATAGTTATGCGAATGCATTGATCGATTCGCTGCAAGAAAAATATACGACGATCCTGCAACGCTTCCTGTTTAACAATCGTCGATTTTTTGCTACGATTGCAGCGCTCAGTATCGGTGGCATAGCCCTTCTCTATTTTCTCGACAGGGAGCTTTTCCCTGCCACGAACGCGAGGGTGATCGAGATGAAACTGACCCTGCAAGAAGGGACGGCTATCGACGATGCCGAAGCCTTCATAGCTAATCTACAGAGGCATCTTCTCGATACATCCGCTACGGAGGTCCGCGATATCACCACGGTAATCGGCATGGAAGAGGATGATACCGAAACGAAGATGACGGGCAAGAGGCGTCCCCATCACACAGAATCGCTGATCTACTTAAACGAAGGCGTTGATGCTTCGGAATACCTGCATCTTTTAAAACAGACTGTCGAACAGATCCCCGGTGTGCGCAGCGAAGTTCGAATACAGGGAGACATCTTGCAGACCCTTCTTGGAAGCGACAGAAAGATACAATTTGATACTGAAGCCGCTCAGAGAGAAAAAGCTCGGTCCGTGACCGATCATGTACAGAGCCGAATCGCATCCGATCCGCGCATTCTCTATCTCAGCGGATCCTCAAAGCCTTCCATTCCAGAGATTCGCATCACTCTCGATCGCTTGCGACTTGCAGCACTCGGGCTATCTGTACGCGACGCCGCCCTGGCGCTACGATCGGCAGTCTTTGGCGAGGTATCAACGATCTATCGTGAGCAGGATCGAGAGATTGACGTTCGCCTTCGTTTCCGCAAGGAAGACCGTTCCGAACCGGGCGATCTGAAACAGATTCCCGCCTCTTTACAAGATGGTCGCATGGTCGAGCTCAGCTCCTTCATCACATCTCGCAATGCAGTCGGATTCGAGACCATACTGCGAGAGGATCAGCGCCGGCTCGAACGCCTTGAAATCGAAGCGGCTCGCGAAAAAGAGGCGTCTTTGATGGATGATCTCTTCATCATCAAAGAAGAGCTCGAGTCCGTTGATCCGGCCATTCAGATTCGAGTTCAGAAAACCAATCAGGCGACGATGGATTCACTCAAGAATCTGGGGCTCGCCTTCTTGCTCTCAAGCGTTCTGATCTACCAGCTTCTCGCCGCCCAGTTCGAATCGCTCATTCATCCGTTCACTTTGATCCTTTCCATTCCTATGATGTTTGCCGGGACATCCCTGGCGCTCTTTCTTACCGGAAACACCCTCAACATTCAGTCGACGATCGGGCTCGTTATGTTAACAGGCATCGTTGTTAACAATGCCATCGTGCTCTATGAGTGTATATCGGCGCGCCTTGAAGGCGTTCCCGAAGCGGAACGACTCCGGCAGCTGCCAGAGATACTGAACGAAGCAGGTCGGGAACGCCTGCGACCGATTCTCTTGAGCACGTTGACCACCGTCCTTGCCCTGCTTCCTCTGGCACTGAAGATCGGCCCGGGAGCTGAGATGCAAGCCCCGCTTGCCGTCGTCGTCATCGGCGGATTAACCATGTCCACCGTTCTGACCCTGATCTGCTTCCCGGTCATATACTATCAGGTCGAAAAGATGCTTGCAAATCGCAAGGGCAACGGACGTCGGAGGCTTTGATCATGTCGGGTTTTTCAAAGCTACTAGGCCGACCTGTTGCCGCTTCCATGATCGTAAGCTCTCTGTCGCTGCTGGGAGTCGTCTCCATTTTTCGCCTGCCACTGGGCCTGCTCCCAAACCTTGCAAGTCCGGGTGTGACCATTCTGACGCGTTATCCGGGAGTCTCGTCCGACACTATCGAACGTATCCTGACAATTCCCATTGAAAGGGAGATGCGTGACATCCCTTCCATAGAAAAAATTCTGTCGTCTTCAAGCGACGGGGAGTCACGAGTGCATCTCGTCTTCTACCCCGATACAGATGTAGATATTCGCATGCTGGATGTGCGCGAAAAATTATTTCAACTGGAAGATCGTTTCCCTCGCGAAGTAGAGCCACCCTCCGTTCTGAGATACGATCCGTCGAATAGGCCCGTTTTCATCGTTTCATTCTCTCCTGCTCAAGCAACCGACGAACAATTCAAGCGATTACGTGAGATTGTCGAATTCCAGATCAAACCGGCGTTCGAACGCATCCGGGGCGTTTCAGAGGTCTCAGTCGGCGGAGGTTCAGAGCGAGAGATTCAGTTACAGATTGATCCACACAGACTTGTTGCACTCCAGCTTTCGGAGCAGGTTCCCTCCTCACTTGATGACGGGAATATGTTTGTTCCCGCCGGACGCCTTGATGCAGGCCGATCGCTCGTCTACGCGGATTCACGATTGCGTTCGATCCAGGAAATTGGAAGGCTGTTTGTGCCAATGGAGCCGTCTTCGCGCGAACAAGATTCGAATCGCCCGCAGATTCCTTTCACCGCCTTCGCACAGGTTCTCGATTCACAGCGAGATCCTACGAGCCTTTCCTTGAGCAACGGCAAAGAACGCATATCTCTATATATCGAAAAGGCAGGTGATGCAAATACACTTTCGATAACGGATGAATGCGAAAATGAGCTTGCCGTCATTTCGAAGCGCTTCTCAGAAATCCAGACACATACGGTTTACAATCAGGGCAGCCAGATCAAAGATGCGATTTCGCAGGTAATCTCGGCCTGTATTGGCGGAGTAGTGCTTGCCGTCGCCGTCCTTCATTTCTTTCTGCGACGTGTCGGGTTCACGCTTGTCATCGGCATCGCCATCCCGGCATCGCTCCTTACTACGTTCTTCTTGATGTTTCTTTTCGATATTGAGATGAACGTTATGAGCCTTTCCGGCCTGGCGCTCGGTGCCGGCATGCTGATTGATGCCTCCATAGTCGTCTGCGAGGCCTCGGCGAAAACACTCGTAATATCGTCTAACCAGGCAGATGAAATTCTGCATGCGATTGGCCGCGCAGCGGCGTCCGTACGCGGAGAAGTCATCGCATCAACGCTGAGTACGATCATCGTCTTTATTCCTCTATTATTCGCCGATCACGAAACACGCGCTCTTTATCGTGATTTCACGCTGACGGTGAGTCTGTCACTCTTGACATCAATGATTTTCTCGCTCACTGTTCTACCGGTATTTCTCTTACGAGTAGCGCGCTATCAATCGATATTTCCGATGACCGAACGCCAGAACTGGGCATCAGCAAACATTGGAGAGCATCGCTTGATAGCGATGATGCGTTCGAGAATATCAGATCATATCAACAAGATCCGCGAATTGAAAATTCTTCAAACTGAGCGATGGATTGCAATCTATTGCCAGATAGCAACAAGAAAGAAATGGGCGGTCGCTCTCATTGGCGGCTCCATACTTGCCGCTCCCATCCTTTTCGTTCTGGCAGAGAAGGAATACATGGCTCGAACGGAAAGCGATACGATCGAGGCAAGCGTCGATCTCGATCCTGGCATTCATCTCGAGAAAACAAGAGCGATCGTAGAGAATATCGAAAGGCAGATCGCGAAGCACCCGGCCATACGCGAGATCAATTCGAAGATCGAAAGCTCTCATGCCACACTGACGATAAAGATAGATCGGGAATCCGGTGCAGAGACAACCATCGAAGAGCTACAATCCATCACCGACGGAAACTCTGACGGCTACGTTCATTTTGAACGCAGTGCGGAAGGCGCCGGGGGGGCTGAGCTTGAGCTTGATTTTTACGGCGAAGATATAGGTGCAATGAAGCAGTTTGCAAAGGCCTTCGCCGACACGATTCAAAGTCGAATTCCCGAAGTAGACCGAGTCATCCTTAGATTCAGGGACGGCAGACAGGATCTCGCCCTGTATCCTCATACAGTAAAAAACGAAATGCATGGAGTCAGCACATCGGCCATCGGCCGGTCCCTGCGGCAGCTAATACAGGGTAACGTAATCACGAAATACTATGACAGTACACCAGGATCGGAACGCGAGATCGATGTGCGCGTCAGGGCCAAAGACGGCTTGATCGAAACACCCGACGACATTCTCGAACTTCAGCTGCCTGGAACACCGGCCCCGATAAAGGCTCTGGTTCGTCCCGCCTTCGAAGAAAGCGAAACGCGCATCTACCGCAACAACCGGCGCCGCAGTATCAGCATTCTCCTGCAATTTCACTCGGGCACAACAACCAGCCTTGCTGTAAAAATCGAGGATCTTATCGATAAAAGTACGCTACCTCCTGAAACTGTTGCCGCCTTCGGCGATTCCTATAAGAAAATGCTGGCTAACCAGTCGCAAATGGCGGCCAGTCTTATCCTTTCCGTCGTTCTTGTTTATCTGCTTCTTGCTTTTCTATTTGAGAATCTTGTCGATCCACTTATCGTTCTGACTTCGATTCCCATCTCCCTCTCCTTTGTATTTTTATTGCTCTTGATCCTGAATCGACCGCTTAACATCAGCATCTACATCGGTCTGATCATGCTCGGAGGCATCGTCGTTAACAACGCTATTCTGATCCTCGCTGAGATCCGCTCTGAACAGTCGGCACTTCAAACGATCGATCAATTCATGCACGCTTCTTTTCGCCGGCTGCGTCCGATCCTGATGACCACGAGCACGACGGTGCTCGGCATGGCACCGTTGCTTTTCGATACGGGATCACAGAGCGCTCTCTGGAATTCCCTGGCCGTTGCAGTAACCTCAGGGCTTCTCTTTTCAATGCCTGCCGTTCTTTTCATTATTCCGTTCCTCACATACATGCAGAAGACCCGCTCAAAACAGGAGATCGTATGAAAACACCCGTTGCTCGAAAAACAAAAAGAAAACCGGAAGAGGCAGCCGCACCCATTATACCCGTTGAGAACCCGATGGCTCTCTACTCCGATGTCGATGACACCCCGGACACCGGAGCCAGTATGAGCTTTATGGATCGCTTCCGACGATTCGCCTTTCGCTCAAAGGCGCCGCTCTATTTGATTCTATTGATCTCTATTGTCGGCTTCTGGGTTATCTCGTTACGTCAGCCAGGACCTGCATCAACGACCTCGCTATTGCGCGCCTACTTTGATCGCTTCACACAGCATGATGCCTCGGCTCGCTACAGAATCGGCGCTTTCTCCGTTCCCGATTCGCAGATCGTCGCTTCCTTTGCGGCCCTGAGTTCAGTTCATCCGGCTTCTGTTGATTCGACGTCCAGCCAGGACTTTCTACCGGCCTTTCAGCGCTCACAGTTTGAGAATGATCTGCTTCTGCATGCTGCGATCGAAAGCGGACAGCTCGATACACCCGAGGCCAGACTCTTTCTCGAAACCGTTCTGCGCCAGGCCGCTGCCGATTACTTCGTGCTCACGAATCTTACCGTTGAGGAGCGAAAATATGGCATAGATATCCACGAAGCCGACGTTCACGCGTTGTATAAAAAGAACGGGGATCGATACGCGAAGGCCGGGATCGAAAAAGAGGTCGCCCTGCAATCCATCCGATCCGCTTTGCAGAGCGAACGCATACGGAAGCGAAACGAAATCATTGCAATCAAAAGAGCGCAGATGACGCGCACAATTCAAGAGGCCACCGGGGCCTATTACAGAGAGGCAAACCGATGATCGAACAAATCGAACAAATGCTACAGAGAAGATATATTCCGTCCGTGCTCGCCGAATCGACGACACGAATACTTCAGTTACGACGATCACCGTCTACGTTCTTTGCTGAGAATCAAAAGAATCACCGCTTTTTCGTGCAGGCATTGAAAGATTCGCTGCTTCTCTGGACAGCCATAACAATCATGCTCTTCGTGGTAACGGTCATAAACCTGAATGCCATCAGACTGAGCAATCTGGCCTTCAGCAGTCTCACAGGTACGGCGCCTCATGCAAACGCTTATCTTCCGTGGTCTCAGCTCGCCTTCCCGATCTTCTGGTCAGTCGCGCCACTTACTATCGGATCCATCCGGCATCTTTTTCTGATCATGCTCGGTGAAAATGAACGATCCATTCAGAAAACACAGGCCCTTGCCCTCTATGCAGCTCTACCGTTCGCTCTGGCAACGGGAATCAGCGCGATCCTCGGTGCGGCTTTTCCCTGCGTGCCGCGACCCGGTAGCGGCTTTTTCTCATGCCCTATGCTTCTTATCGGAAGCGTACTCATAATCACAGGCGGGTGCATAGACGCATTGTTCTGGCTGAAGGGACTTCGGACGTTGTATCAGCAGAATATCGGGCGGGCCATACTCACGTATATCTCGCCCCTCATCCTGTTCATGCTTTCAACGTTTGCGGTGTATTCATCGGCCAGCATGCTACTGCTGCTCCGGCCATGACGCTGTCATAGCCGGAGCAGCATTCCATCCGTGGTGACGCTATCGAAGCACCGTTGTTGACGGCATCCGTGCTCGCGGCGCCTCCTGAAATATTCATGATCTGACGGGAAAGAAGGTTAAGGTGTAGGTAGTCTCCGGTCCCCTCCGTTATTCAAGGAAATCCTATCGTCTGGAAAATTTCGGCAGGAAACCGAAACGGGAGTCAAAAAAACCATAACGGAAAATGAAACCTGGAGCGGAGGGTGAGCCACTATCCGTGCCGGGGACGGGTCATTTTGAGTGCCGGTTGACAGATAGCCGTATATCGAATTTTCCGGAAAATATCACTATATCCTTGTTCACGTATCACCCCATACCACACCGGTCCAATGGACCAAAAGCAAGCCGTCGACTTCTGCAACCAATGGTTGCCCGCCTGGACCGGCAACCGGCCGGACAATTTAATCGACTTTTACCACCAGGATGTTTTTTACCGCGACCCCACGGCATCCAAGGGCATCACCGGTCGCCGCAAACTTTTGGTCTATTTCAAGCTGCTACTCAAACGCAATCCCGATTGGGTGTGGACCCACGACGAAGTGTTTGAGACAACGAACGGTTTTACTCTAAAATGGAAGGCCCGAATTCCGGTGGGCAACAAAATCGTGGAAGAATTCGGATTGGATATTGTCGAGCTACAGGACGGCCGAATCATCAGAAATGAAGTGTTTTTTGATTTGTCGGCTTTGCGCGCAAACAATTGAAGATAAGATATGGCAGTGTTCGCATTCGTAGAGATAGAAACCATCATCGAACCGGCCGCAATGGAGCAACTTCTCAACTTCAAACTAGGTCGACATCATATTACCGATTGCATATCATACAGATTCTATGCCCCTCCGGTCGACTGATGACCGTCAATAGTCGAATAGGAGCAATCCCCCCAGCATCCAATATACAAAACCGCCTCCACACCGTCCCATAAATTGCCAAACCCCGCACGAGGCCGCCCAGTAATACAAAAAGCCCGCATGAAGCCGCCCCCGCACGAGGCGGGCCTTCTTAGAAAAAACAAAACCCCGCACGAGGCGGGGTTCTGGGATGAGATGCATCGTAATCGTCTGCGATCAGCAGACGGGCCTTGCACCACCGGACTCTGTCGAAGAGTCCAGAGTAATATGGTCAAGCCTCACGACATATTAGTACTGCTCGACTGAGCGTGTTACCACACTTACATCTGCAGCCTATCAACCTCGTAGTCTTCGAGGTGTCTTCAGGGCCTTGCGGCCAGGGAGATCTAATCTTGGGTAGGGCTTCCCGCTTAGATGCTTTCAGCGGTTATCCACACCGAACATGGCTACCCGGCTATGCCGCTGGCGCGACAACCGGTGCACCGGAGGTTCGTCCATCCCGGTCCTCTCGTACTAAGGACAGATACCCTCAAATCTCCAACGCCAGCAGCGGATAGGGACCGAACTGTCTCACGACGTTCTGAACCCAGCTCGCGTGCCGCTTTAATTGGCGAACAGCCAAACCCTTGGGACCTGCTCCAGCCCCAGGATGCGACGAGCCGACATCGAGGTGCCAAACCGCGCCGTCGATATGAACTCTTGGGCGCGATAAGCCTGTTATCCCCGGAGTACCTTTTATCCGTTGAGCGATGGCCCTTCCACACAGAACCACCGGATCACTAAGCCCGACTTTCGTCCCTGCTCGAGATGTCCCTCTCACAGTCAGGCTCCCTTGTGCCTTTACACTCTACGCACGATTTCCGGCCGTGCTGAGGGAACCTTTGGGCGCCTCCGTTANNNNNNNNNNNNNNNNNNNNNNNNNNNNNNNNNNNNNNNNNNNNNNNNNNNNNNNNNNNNNNNNNNNNNNNNNNNNNNNNNNNNNNNNNNNNNNNNNNNNCCGCTCGCCACCCGAAGTGCTGCCGCTCGACTTGCATGTTTAAGACGCGCCGCCAGCGTTAGTTCTGAGCCAGGATCAAACTCTCCGTTATGAATCTATCTTGCGATAGATTACACGTTTTTTCGAACGTGCATGCTTATCCGATTCACATCGAGCATACACGCTGCGCGGCCTTTACTTGATTCAAGACCGCACCTTACGGAACAGAAAGTCCTGACGAAATCTGGACTACTCGCTTTTGAGCTTTCCTTCTGGATTTTAAAGATCAATACTGTTTTCTGCCCGGCCTCACTTCATCTCGCAGGAGATTCCGTTACTGCCGCTTTGCTCGACATTACATCGAGCCGGCTTCTGCAACCTTCTGGGTCGCTGCTCCCTTCTACAAGAGAGCGTTCAGCCCGTCGCTGTGATCGCTCACTCGGGGCTTCCCGTGGTTTTGATCTCATCGATCATCGCCGCCGGAGATGACCATCTGTTTCAGGATGGCCTCGCAGTCAATCCGCTTTTATGTTCTACATCCCCTTTTTTCGCAAATTTTCAAGATCGCTCTCGAAAACTTGCTTATCGGTGATTTGCTCCGAAAAGCTTCACAGACAAAGGGCAGAGAGACATAATCTCGTCTAACCGCTTCCCGCCACATCACTGCAGCGGAAGATCAAAGAAACGTACACGCCTCTACGGTCAAATCATTTTTATGTCCAGGAGCGCAAAAAGATGGAATTTTATGCTCTCTCTATCTCTATGGGGCTTGCACGATACGAAAACGCCATCTGCTATCAACGGAAGACATGCAGGCACAGTGCTCAGGGAGGGCCATGTAATCTGGCCGCTTAATAGTAATGAAGAGATCAGAGTTGTGCAGCTCTGATCCTCCCATCATCCCTTAACACAGAGGATCTGCTTCAACTGGTATACGACTTCGACAAGGTCGCTCTGACGCTGCATCACCGCATCAATATCTTTATAGGCCGAGGGGATTTCATCGAGCACTCCGGGATCTTTGCGGCATTCGACGCCGGCCGTTTCACGTTCAAGATCGGCGGCCGAGAAACGCCGCTTCGCCTCGCCCCGGCTCATGCGACGTCCCGCCCCATGTGAGGCGCTCTCGAAGGAATCTGGATTACCGAGGCCGCGCACGATGTAGGATCGCGTACCCATAGAGCCGGGAATAATGCCCATCTCTCCCCTGCCCGCACGGATGGCTCCCTTTCGCGTCACAAGCACGTTCTCGCCGAAATGCATCTCTTCGGCTACATAGTTATGGTGACAGATAACGCGTTCCTGCTCCTGTAGCCGCGGAAAGAAGCGCTTGAGGGCTTTGCTGTATAACCCGAGCATCACCAGTCGGTTCAGATACGCATAGCGCTGCGCCCAGAAAAGGTCACGCCGATATTCCTGCATCTCGGGCGTACCGGCAAGAAAGACGGCAAGGTCTCTGTCGGGTAAATCGGCGTTATGCGCCAGCTTGCGAGCTCGGGCAATATGGAATTCTGCGAGTTCTTTGCCGATGTTGCGCGAGCCCGAATGAAGCATCATCCATACGGAATCGTTCGTATCAAGGCAGAGCTCGATGAAGTGATTGCCTCCGCCAAGCGTTCCGATCTGGCGTGTGGCCTTCTCGCGAAGCCCCTGCGCTACGCGGGCAAGATCAGCATATTCATGGAAAAGACGATCCGCCATCTTTCTTGATTCGCGATCGTCTCGCTCCAGGGCCCTGTCAATGGCCGGATCTCTGTGCATGTTGAATCCCACAGGGATGGCACGCTCGATTTCAGATCGAAGCTCTTTCAGCGAGTCGGGAAGATCGGACGCATTAAGATTTGTTTTAACGGCCGCCATACCGCAGCCGATGTCGACCCCGACAGCTGCGGGAGCGATGGCCTCTTTCATGGCGATCACGGAGCCGACGGTCGCACCGATGCCATAATGCACGTCGGGCATAGCGCAGATCTGCTTGAATACCCAGGGAAGCGCCGCCGTGTTTTGAAGCTGCCTGAGGGCCGCCCCCTCCACCTCTGCGGGGTCGGCCCAGATTCGAATCGGAACGCCTGTTGTTTGAATCGTCGAAGCGGACATAGAATTCCAGATATCGACGTCAAGCGTTCTCTTTCAAGCGTTTTCTCTACCGCAAACCCCGAGGCCATAAAGGGCCTCGGGTCTGCTTTAAACCCTGAATACCAGAAAGACCTCCGGTATTCGACTAACGATCAGCGGTGCTCCAGGCATATACGGCGTCGATATCGGCTGCGGCATCAAAAGAATCATAGGCCAGCGGATACTCAACCGTATCTCTGGACCACGCCGTAACCAGCCTGATATAGACAAAGCCGTTCAGCCTCATGCGATTTCTCGCAGTCACGCTGCACGGCGTTCTGCCGTCCGTGCCAGATCCGCTGCTTCCGAATTCTGCGTCGTCAAGATCAAAGGCGTCGCCGTTTGCAACATTGCCGCCGATCTGAACGCCGCCAAAGCGCAGATAGTTGCTCTGCCTGCGCGTTTCGGCCAGATTCGGACCTCCGCTTTTATAACGACCGTCG
This region of Leptonema illini DSM 21528 genomic DNA includes:
- a CDS encoding efflux RND transporter permease subunit, which translates into the protein MIAFCVKRPVATSMAFTAILLLGVIGSSRLKVNLFPDIAFPRISVITPYSNVQAEEIENLVTRPVEDALSAVPGVRKLRSISQEGLSIVHVDLEWGSSTDSAIIQARQKVDLARSVLPQDTGKSMIARFDPSREPIMTLVARPTSQLTFEQTREYIERNVRPLLERIEGVASVSIQGGLRREIQVNIDRDKLRSYNLTLSRIGQNLDASNYTFPAGAVKKGKHEYQVKVKGEFDSVESIRNAIVAVGENGAPVALFKVGTIADGFKERTATAVHNGQPVILILIRKEPDRNAVQTADNISAALLEINNRFRAYITFEILNDSSHHIVESINSVIMSALLGAIIAFAVLLFFLGDIRTSVIIVLSIPVSVLFTLLMMFLTGISVNIISLGGLALGTGMLVDNSIVVIESIQQIREKRAGQLAESAIQGAKAVSGSVLASTATSIVVFLPILFVPGIAGAIFKDLSLTVTFSLVGSLLVSLTLIPMLSALPSASIDHVFHRFDSYLKPTYSYANALIDSLQEKYTTILQRFLFNNRRFFATIAALSIGGIALLYFLDRELFPATNARVIEMKLTLQEGTAIDDAEAFIANLQRHLLDTSATEVRDITTVIGMEEDDTETKMTGKRRPHHTESLIYLNEGVDASEYLHLLKQTVEQIPGVRSEVRIQGDILQTLLGSDRKIQFDTEAAQREKARSVTDHVQSRIASDPRILYLSGSSKPSIPEIRITLDRLRLAALGLSVRDAALALRSAVFGEVSTIYREQDREIDVRLRFRKEDRSEPGDLKQIPASLQDGRMVELSSFITSRNAVGFETILREDQRRLERLEIEAAREKEASLMDDLFIIKEELESVDPAIQIRVQKTNQATMDSLKNLGLAFLLSSVLIYQLLAAQFESLIHPFTLILSIPMMFAGTSLALFLTGNTLNIQSTIGLVMLTGIVVNNAIVLYECISARLEGVPEAERLRQLPEILNEAGRERLRPILLSTLTTVLALLPLALKIGPGAEMQAPLAVVVIGGLTMSTVLTLICFPVIYYQVEKMLANRKGNGRRRL
- a CDS encoding efflux RND transporter permease subunit, which produces MSGFSKLLGRPVAASMIVSSLSLLGVVSIFRLPLGLLPNLASPGVTILTRYPGVSSDTIERILTIPIEREMRDIPSIEKILSSSSDGESRVHLVFYPDTDVDIRMLDVREKLFQLEDRFPREVEPPSVLRYDPSNRPVFIVSFSPAQATDEQFKRLREIVEFQIKPAFERIRGVSEVSVGGGSEREIQLQIDPHRLVALQLSEQVPSSLDDGNMFVPAGRLDAGRSLVYADSRLRSIQEIGRLFVPMEPSSREQDSNRPQIPFTAFAQVLDSQRDPTSLSLSNGKERISLYIEKAGDANTLSITDECENELAVISKRFSEIQTHTVYNQGSQIKDAISQVISACIGGVVLAVAVLHFFLRRVGFTLVIGIAIPASLLTTFFLMFLFDIEMNVMSLSGLALGAGMLIDASIVVCEASAKTLVISSNQADEILHAIGRAAASVRGEVIASTLSTIIVFIPLLFADHETRALYRDFTLTVSLSLLTSMIFSLTVLPVFLLRVARYQSIFPMTERQNWASANIGEHRLIAMMRSRISDHINKIRELKILQTERWIAIYCQIATRKKWAVALIGGSILAAPILFVLAEKEYMARTESDTIEASVDLDPGIHLEKTRAIVENIERQIAKHPAIREINSKIESSHATLTIKIDRESGAETTIEELQSITDGNSDGYVHFERSAEGAGGAELELDFYGEDIGAMKQFAKAFADTIQSRIPEVDRVILRFRDGRQDLALYPHTVKNEMHGVSTSAIGRSLRQLIQGNVITKYYDSTPGSEREIDVRVRAKDGLIETPDDILELQLPGTPAPIKALVRPAFEESETRIYRNNRRRSISILLQFHSGTTTSLAVKIEDLIDKSTLPPETVAAFGDSYKKMLANQSQMAASLILSVVLVYLLLAFLFENLVDPLIVLTSIPISLSFVFLLLLILNRPLNISIYIGLIMLGGIVVNNAILILAEIRSEQSALQTIDQFMHASFRRLRPILMTTSTTVLGMAPLLFDTGSQSALWNSLAVAVTSGLLFSMPAVLFIIPFLTYMQKTRSKQEIV
- a CDS encoding YIP1 family protein is translated as MIEQIEQMLQRRYIPSVLAESTTRILQLRRSPSTFFAENQKNHRFFVQALKDSLLLWTAITIMLFVVTVINLNAIRLSNLAFSSLTGTAPHANAYLPWSQLAFPIFWSVAPLTIGSIRHLFLIMLGENERSIQKTQALALYAALPFALATGISAILGAAFPCVPRPGSGFFSCPMLLIGSVLIITGGCIDALFWLKGLRTLYQQNIGRAILTYISPLILFMLSTFAVYSSASMLLLLRP
- a CDS encoding nuclear transport factor 2 family protein, with product MDQKQAVDFCNQWLPAWTGNRPDNLIDFYHQDVFYRDPTASKGITGRRKLLVYFKLLLKRNPDWVWTHDEVFETTNGFTLKWKARIPVGNKIVEEFGLDIVELQDGRIIRNEVFFDLSALRANN
- a CDS encoding RtcB family protein, with amino-acid sequence MSASTIQTTGVPIRIWADPAEVEGAALRQLQNTAALPWVFKQICAMPDVHYGIGATVGSVIAMKEAIAPAAVGVDIGCGMAAVKTNLNASDLPDSLKELRSEIERAIPVGFNMHRDPAIDRALERDDRESRKMADRLFHEYADLARVAQGLREKATRQIGTLGGGNHFIELCLDTNDSVWMMLHSGSRNIGKELAEFHIARARKLAHNADLPDRDLAVFLAGTPEMQEYRRDLFWAQRYAYLNRLVMLGLYSKALKRFFPRLQEQERVICHHNYVAEEMHFGENVLVTRKGAIRAGRGEMGIIPGSMGTRSYIVRGLGNPDSFESASHGAGRRMSRGEAKRRFSAADLERETAGVECRKDPGVLDEIPSAYKDIDAVMQRQSDLVEVVYQLKQILCVKG